Proteins from a genomic interval of Cygnus olor isolate bCygOlo1 chromosome 9, bCygOlo1.pri.v2, whole genome shotgun sequence:
- the LOC121075008 gene encoding receptor-transporting protein 3-like, which yields MRTWQKIFAQKVADMHVKEPWTLQEDDSLQVHSPKHGRREYLQNHAAGRFQCSQCLHEWSSAKVHILFHMRRGKVRMRIFRQACRRCLSPQLEEPSFSQENLERILHNLVLQILKDFYKVPVQPSDLLEVVVDSVLVGPHDSSRCEGCRLGVCSKPRVAPKPPAWKPRRHVDTATSPPRQLLSSGFPRKCCFVLLFVCVVAVVLFILLYFTLK from the exons ATGAGGACATGGCAGAAGATTTTTGCACAGAAGGTTGCGGACATGCACGTGAAGGAGCCGTGGACGCTTCAGGAGGATGACAGCCTGCAGGTGCACAGCCCTAAGCATGGCCGGAGGGAGTATTTGCAGAACCATGCAGCTGGGAG GttccagtgctcccagtgcttACACGAGTGGTCCTCAGCCAAGGTGCACATCCTCTTCCACATGCGCCGGGGCAAGGTGAGGATGCGAATCTTCCGGCAGGCCTGCCGGCGCTGCCTCAGCCCCCAGCTGGAGGAGCCCAGTTTCAGCCAGGAGAACCTGGAGAGGATCCTGCACAACCTGGTGCTTCAGATCCTCAAGGACTTCTACAAGGTGCCCGTGCAGCCCTCTGACCTCCTGGAAGTGGTGGTGGACTCGGTGCTGGTGGGGCCGCACGACAGCAGCCGCTGCGAGGGCTGCCGGCTTGGGGTTTGCTCCAAGCCACGAGTGGCCCCGAAGCCACCAGCCTGGAAGCCCAGGAGGCACGTGGACACGGCCACGAGCCCTCCACGCCAGCTCCTCAGCAGCGGCTTTCCCCGGAAATGTTGCTTTGTGCTCCTCTTTGTATGTGTTGTGGCAGTGGTCCTCTTCATCCTCTTGTATTTCACCTTGAAGTAG
- the PDCD1 gene encoding programmed cell death protein 1 isoform X1: MAPGASRTTRGNVDVALAGLCVLLLCCSPVLAGCHRVTFSPAMLTRPAGGSATFFCNISIENNSSLEYNLNWYKETNHSDPQKIAQISRSIPQTKTEKYLLSNHTPVFKIEILNLHQNDSGSYYCGLIAFFQPNKVEESNRSHLVVTAAPEKINTTEEPGVEDSSPPSHIKAVILGVLLLGCAVVLVVLGYCIITYRRGDVQKPPSENAAEKEEKPPVVSVSTVDYGVLEFQWDPHTQLPPETRPDDQTEYATIIFPEEKPVTPERGKRHLDERTWQPPSQPC; this comes from the exons ATGGCTCCCGGCGCCTCGAGGACCACGCGGGGCAACGTGGACGTGGCCCTGGCCGGGCTCTGcgtcctgctgctgtgctgcagccctgtgctggccGGCTGCCACCGGG TGACCTTCTCCCCAGCCATGTTAACTCGCCCCGCAGGCGGCTCAGCCACCTTCTTCTGCAACATCTCCATAGAGAACAATTCCAGCCTGGAGTACAATCTCAACTGGTACAAGGAGACCAACCACAGCGATCCCCAAAAAATTGCTCAGATCAGCCGGAGCATCCCCCAGACAAAGACGGAGAAGTACCTGCTCTCCAACCACACTCCTGTCTTCAAGATCGAGATCCTGAACCTCCACCAGAATGACTCGGGCTCCTACTACTGCGGGCTGATCGCCTTCTTCCAGCCCAATAAAGTGGAGGAGAGCAACCGGTCCCACCTGGTGGTCACAG CAGCCCCTGAGAAGATAAACACCACTGAGGAGCCCGGCGTGGAGGACAGCAGCCCCCCAAGCCACATCAAGGCCGTGATCCTGGGcgtcctgctgctgggctgcgcGGTCGTGCTGGTGGTCCTCGGCTACTGCATCATCACCTACAGGAGAGGAG ATGTGCAGAAACCACCAAGTGAAAACGCTGCAGAG aaggaagagaagccACCCGTGGTGTCCGTGTCCACCGTGGACTACGGCGTGCTGGAATTTCAGTGGGACCCGCACACCCAGCTGCCTCCTGAGACCCGTCCGGACGACCAGACCGAGTATGCCACCATCATCTTCCCCGAGGAGAAACCTGTCACGCCCGAGCGGGGCAAGAGGCACCTGGATGAGAGGACGTGGCAGCCGCCGTCACAGCCCTGCTGA
- the PDCD1 gene encoding programmed cell death protein 1 isoform X2 translates to MAPGASRTTRGNVDVALAGLCVLLLCCSPVLAGCHRVTFSPAMLTRPAGGSATFFCNISIENNSSLEYNLNWYKETNHSDPQKIAQISRSIPQTKTEKYLLSNHTPVFKIEILNLHQNDSGSYYCGLIAFFQPNKVEESNRSHLVVTAPEKINTTEEPGVEDSSPPSHIKAVILGVLLLGCAVVLVVLGYCIITYRRGDVQKPPSENAAEKEEKPPVVSVSTVDYGVLEFQWDPHTQLPPETRPDDQTEYATIIFPEEKPVTPERGKRHLDERTWQPPSQPC, encoded by the exons ATGGCTCCCGGCGCCTCGAGGACCACGCGGGGCAACGTGGACGTGGCCCTGGCCGGGCTCTGcgtcctgctgctgtgctgcagccctgtgctggccGGCTGCCACCGGG TGACCTTCTCCCCAGCCATGTTAACTCGCCCCGCAGGCGGCTCAGCCACCTTCTTCTGCAACATCTCCATAGAGAACAATTCCAGCCTGGAGTACAATCTCAACTGGTACAAGGAGACCAACCACAGCGATCCCCAAAAAATTGCTCAGATCAGCCGGAGCATCCCCCAGACAAAGACGGAGAAGTACCTGCTCTCCAACCACACTCCTGTCTTCAAGATCGAGATCCTGAACCTCCACCAGAATGACTCGGGCTCCTACTACTGCGGGCTGATCGCCTTCTTCCAGCCCAATAAAGTGGAGGAGAGCAACCGGTCCCACCTGGTGGTCACAG CCCCTGAGAAGATAAACACCACTGAGGAGCCCGGCGTGGAGGACAGCAGCCCCCCAAGCCACATCAAGGCCGTGATCCTGGGcgtcctgctgctgggctgcgcGGTCGTGCTGGTGGTCCTCGGCTACTGCATCATCACCTACAGGAGAGGAG ATGTGCAGAAACCACCAAGTGAAAACGCTGCAGAG aaggaagagaagccACCCGTGGTGTCCGTGTCCACCGTGGACTACGGCGTGCTGGAATTTCAGTGGGACCCGCACACCCAGCTGCCTCCTGAGACCCGTCCGGACGACCAGACCGAGTATGCCACCATCATCTTCCCCGAGGAGAAACCTGTCACGCCCGAGCGGGGCAAGAGGCACCTGGATGAGAGGACGTGGCAGCCGCCGTCACAGCCCTGCTGA
- the DYNLT2B gene encoding dynein light chain Tctex-type protein 2B isoform X1: protein MGELGPEGSGGAHRLRPGLRFKSSTVKECIHAILKEKLADAQYIPEEVPQLTKSLSEIIKDRLKEEGFDRYKMVVQVVIGEQRGEGVNMAARCFWDADTDSYAHDVFVNSISQVKFSVKGFRLSAVKGIRLRGFQEGGCPFRELQDSLFCVVAAFGCFYY, encoded by the exons ATGGGCGAGCTGGGCCCCGAGGGCTCCGGGGGCGCTCACAGGCTGCGGCCTGGCCTGCG ATTTAAGTCGTCCACGGTGAAAGAATGCATCCATGCGATACTGAAGGAGAAGCTGGCCGATGCTCAGTACATCCCTGAAGAAGTGCCTCAACTTACAAAGTCTTTATCAGAGATAATAAAAGACAGGCTGAAAG aggAGGGATTTGACAGGTACAAAATGGTGGTGCAGGTTGTGATtggagagcagaggggagaagGAGTGAA TATGGCTGCACGTTGTTTCTGGGATGCTGACACTGACAGCTATGCTCATGATGTTTTCGTTAAT AGCATTTCCCAGGTTAAATTCTCTGTGAAGGGCTTCAGACTCTCTGCTGTCAAAGGCATCAGGCTACGGGGCTTTCAGGAAGGAGGATGTCCTTTTCGTGAGCTACAG gACAGCCTCTTTTGTGTGGTAGCTGCATTTGGCTGCTTCTACTATTGA
- the DYNLT2B gene encoding dynein light chain Tctex-type protein 2B isoform X3 encodes MGELGPEGSGGAHRLRPGLRFKSSTVKECIHAILKEKLADAQYIPEEVPQLTKSLSEIIKDRLKEEGFDRYKMVVQVVIGEQRGEGVNMAARCFWDADTDSYAHDVFVNDSLFCVVAAFGCFYY; translated from the exons ATGGGCGAGCTGGGCCCCGAGGGCTCCGGGGGCGCTCACAGGCTGCGGCCTGGCCTGCG ATTTAAGTCGTCCACGGTGAAAGAATGCATCCATGCGATACTGAAGGAGAAGCTGGCCGATGCTCAGTACATCCCTGAAGAAGTGCCTCAACTTACAAAGTCTTTATCAGAGATAATAAAAGACAGGCTGAAAG aggAGGGATTTGACAGGTACAAAATGGTGGTGCAGGTTGTGATtggagagcagaggggagaagGAGTGAA TATGGCTGCACGTTGTTTCTGGGATGCTGACACTGACAGCTATGCTCATGATGTTTTCGTTAAT gACAGCCTCTTTTGTGTGGTAGCTGCATTTGGCTGCTTCTACTATTGA
- the DYNLT2B gene encoding dynein light chain Tctex-type protein 2B isoform X2: MGELGPEGSGGAHRLRPGLRSRFKSSTVKECIHAILKEKLADAQYIPEEVPQLTKSLSEIIKDRLKEEGFDRYKMVVQVVIGEQRGEGVNMAARCFWDADTDSYAHDVFVNDSLFCVVAAFGCFYY, from the exons ATGGGCGAGCTGGGCCCCGAGGGCTCCGGGGGCGCTCACAGGCTGCGGCCTGGCCTGCGGTCGCG ATTTAAGTCGTCCACGGTGAAAGAATGCATCCATGCGATACTGAAGGAGAAGCTGGCCGATGCTCAGTACATCCCTGAAGAAGTGCCTCAACTTACAAAGTCTTTATCAGAGATAATAAAAGACAGGCTGAAAG aggAGGGATTTGACAGGTACAAAATGGTGGTGCAGGTTGTGATtggagagcagaggggagaagGAGTGAA TATGGCTGCACGTTGTTTCTGGGATGCTGACACTGACAGCTATGCTCATGATGTTTTCGTTAAT gACAGCCTCTTTTGTGTGGTAGCTGCATTTGGCTGCTTCTACTATTGA
- the PCYT1A gene encoding choline-phosphate cytidylyltransferase A, with the protein MEPPTSSRLNSRKRRKDGSGPNGATELDGIPPKMSRRSFGLKEPAPFSDEVEIDYTKPYIRVTYEEAMRGTPLDRPVRVYADGIFDLFHSGHARALMQAKNLFPNTYLIVGVCSDELTHNFKGFTVMNENERYDAVQHCRYVDEVVRNAPWTLTPEFLAEHRIDFVAHDDIPYSSAGSDDVYKHIKEAGMFAPTQRTEGISTSDIITRIVRDYDVYARRNLQRGYTAKELNVSFINEKKYHLQERVDKVKKRVKDVEEKSKEFVQKVEEKSIDLIQKWEEKSREFIGNFLEMFGPEGALKHMLKEGKGRMLQAISPKQSPSSSPTHDRSPSPSFRWPFSTKTPPSSPANRSRNESAVTYDISEDEED; encoded by the exons ATGGAGCCGCCGacctcctccaggctgaattcccgcaagagaagaaaagatggaTCCGGCCCCAACGGGGCGACGGAGCTGGATGGAATCCCTCCAAAAATGTCCCGGCGCTCATTC GGACTGAAGGAACCAGCTCCGTTTTCAGATGAAGTGGAAATCGATTACACTAAGCCATACATCAGAGTGACGTATGAAGAAGCGATGAGAGGGACCCCTT TGGATCGCCCTGTCAGAGTTTATGCCGATGGAATATTTGACTTGTTTCACTCCGGACACGCCCGGGCCTTGATGCAAGCAAAAAACCTCTTCCCAAACACATACCTCATTGTGGGAG TCTGCAGCGATGAGCTGACCCATAACTTCAAGGGCTTCACGGTGATGAATGAAAACGAGCGGTACGATGCTGTGCAGCACTGTCGCTATGTGGACGAAGTGGTGAGAAATGCACCATGGACGCTCACCCCTGAATTCCTGGCAGAGCACAGG aTCGACTTTGTTGCACATGATGACATCCCCTATTCTTCTGCTGGCAGCGATGATGTATATAAGCACATAAAAGAAGCAG GCATGTTTGCACCAACTCAGAGGACCGAGGGGATTTCAACATCAGATATCATCACCCGCATTGTGCGGGACTACGATGTTTATGCCAGACGGAACCTGCAACGGGGCTACACAGCTAAAGAGCTCAACGTCAGTTTCATAAAT gaaaagaaataccacCTCCAGGAGCGTGTGGATAAGGTGAAAAAAAGGGTGAAGGATGTGGAGGAGAAGTCAAAGGAATTTGTCCAGAAAGTGGAGGAGAAGAGTATTGATCTCATTCAGAAGTGGGAAGAGAAGTCCCGGGAGTTCATTGGCAATTTCCTGGAGATGTTTGGCCCAGAAGGCGCGTTG AAACACATGCTGAAGGAGGGCAAGGGCCGGATGCTGCAGGCCATCAGCCCcaagcagagccccagcagcagccccacgcACGACCGCTCCCCGTCACCCTCCTTCCGCTGGCCCTTTTCAACTAAGACTCCTCCTTCCTCGCCGGCCAACCGCTCCAGGAACGAGTCTGCAGTCACCTACGACATCAGTGAGGATGAAGAGGATTAA